From the genome of Geitlerinema sp. PCC 9228:
AGCGCCAAGCTAGCAGGTGTTTGCAGCCAGCTTACTTGTGCCTGCAATGAGCGTTGGGGCGCTTTTTGTTTATCCGTTCCGATAAATGGACCCAAACTGGGAACTAGGGTAGCAAACCCCGTTCTTAGTTTGATTTTATCTTCCTGCTGGGGCTGGAGGTATGGTTTTCCTCTAGCTAGCAGGCTTGCACGAGCGAACGACCCGCAGATATCTGGTCTGCAAGCAGCCAGACACAAGGTTGTTGGTTGTACAGGATGTGACGGTCTGGGTTGGTGTTCCCAGCCATCCCACGCTGCTACCATCCATGATTTTGCTATGTAAACTAATATTAACTTATTTCAGGATTGTGTGGCATCCCCTTGGTGGGCGATCGCTGCGGGATGGTGTTTCCAGAAAGCCTGCAACTCCCGAACCACCTCAATTTTGGGAAAATAGCGAGTTTGACCATCGCTGTCGGTAATTTGGCGAATGGGCACTACTTCCACGACGCTGTTGCTATAAGCGATCGCAGATAGTTGCTGCACCAACTCCGGTGTAAAGGGACTTTCTGCCACCATTATACGCCGCTTTTTTAGCCATTGCAGCAGTTGAGCGCGGGCAATTCCCGGCAAAATCTCCCCCGTTGCTGGCGGCGTTACCCAGCATCCCTCCATCCATCCCCACAAATTCCCCGTACTGGTTTCCAGCCAGTTGCCCTGGCTATCGGTTAAAATGGCTTCCTGAGCTGCCACGCTACCAGCTTGCTGTTTGGCCTGCCAAGCGGGCAAATAATTTCCTGTTTTATGGGCAGGATACCAACGGCGAAATTCCGCACCATCTGCCACCCAAGCGTTAATTCCTTCTTGCTGCCACTGTGTTACATTAACAGGCAGGGGGCGTCCGAAAATCAATTCGCGACCGTCGGGAAAAATTGTTACCCGCAATACCGCCGCGCGATCGCAGTGGACTTGCAATCCCGCTTCTACCCGCGACCAATCCGGTTGCTGCCATCCCAATGTTGCCAAACTTTTTTGCAAGCGATCGCGATGGGCTTGCCAATGGGTCAAAGGATGTTCCCAAGAGCTGTTATAAATCCGTAACGTGGTAAATACTGTCGCCCCATACAACCAACCGGGGTCAGTAATCTCTATTTCTAAATAACGCCCCTCATGCCAAGCGCCATCGTACCAGAAACCCGTTTTTTCTCCTGCCATAAGCCATCCTGAGGTGTTTTATGTTCGTTCCACCAGGATTTCAGCAACAATCTACCACCACATCTTTAGGAGAAGTGGTATATTATACACCAAAATCGTCTTGGTGGCTACCCGATGCCTCCGGCGATGCCGAAAACGCCACCTCCGAGACATCTCCCTTTCCACCTTTGGTCTTTTTACACGGATTTGGCGGCGGGTCTTCCGCTTACGAATGGTCGAAAGTCTATCCCGCCTTTGCCGGCGAATACAATACCATCGCTCCCGATTTAATTGGTTGGGGACGTTCTGCCCATCCAGCCAGAAACTATCAAATTGAAGACTACGTTAGCACGATTTGCGAGTTTATCGAAGCGGTTTGTACACCGCCAGTTCCCGTCGTTGCTTCTTCTTTGACAGCAGCTTTTACCATTCGTGCTGCCGTTGAACGTCCGGACCTATTCCAAAAATTAATTCTCACCACCGCTGCCGGTTTGTCCGATTTTGGCGAACGATACACCCAAAGTTTCTTTACCCAGCTGGTCAATACCCCGATTGTAGACCGCGCTGTTTACAATTTGGGCGTTGCTAACGAACTCGGCATTCGTAGTTTTCTCGAACAGCGACAGTTTGCTCGTTCGGAACGAATTTTTGACGAAATTGTCCAAGCCTACTTGGAATCTGCCAAGCAACCCAATGCGGAATATGCAGCTCTTTCCTTTGTTCGCGGTGATTTGTGCTTCGATTTGTCGGAATATATCCCACAGCTTACCGTACCTACGGCTATCCTTTGGGGCAAACAATCTCAGTTCACCGGTCCGGAGATTGGTCGCCGTCTGGCAGCGTTGAATCCGGAGACGGTGAAGTTCTTTGTGGAACTCAAGGATGCTGGCTTGACGCCGCAGTTGGAATTGCCAGCGGTTACTATTGCTTGGATTCGCAAGTTTTTGCAGGTGTTGTTGTAGGAGATTTGG
Proteins encoded in this window:
- a CDS encoding alpha/beta hydrolase → MFVPPGFQQQSTTTSLGEVVYYTPKSSWWLPDASGDAENATSETSPFPPLVFLHGFGGGSSAYEWSKVYPAFAGEYNTIAPDLIGWGRSAHPARNYQIEDYVSTICEFIEAVCTPPVPVVASSLTAAFTIRAAVERPDLFQKLILTTAAGLSDFGERYTQSFFTQLVNTPIVDRAVYNLGVANELGIRSFLEQRQFARSERIFDEIVQAYLESAKQPNAEYAALSFVRGDLCFDLSEYIPQLTVPTAILWGKQSQFTGPEIGRRLAALNPETVKFFVELKDAGLTPQLELPAVTIAWIRKFLQVLL
- a CDS encoding aminotransferase class IV is translated as MAGEKTGFWYDGAWHEGRYLEIEITDPGWLYGATVFTTLRIYNSSWEHPLTHWQAHRDRLQKSLATLGWQQPDWSRVEAGLQVHCDRAAVLRVTIFPDGRELIFGRPLPVNVTQWQQEGINAWVADGAEFRRWYPAHKTGNYLPAWQAKQQAGSVAAQEAILTDSQGNWLETSTGNLWGWMEGCWVTPPATGEILPGIARAQLLQWLKKRRIMVAESPFTPELVQQLSAIAYSNSVVEVVPIRQITDSDGQTRYFPKIEVVRELQAFWKHHPAAIAHQGDATQS